TGGAAAGGAAGTGACTGTCATCGTCGAATCTCGAGCCGAGCTCCCGTAAAACACAGAACACCGAGCATATCGACACAGGAATGAGATGGTGGtgaagagagcaaaaagaaaagaggaaagGGAGAAGAAGGAGAGCTCCCGACACCGGCAAAAGCCGGGCCGGAGCTGGCGTTAAGTTTGAGCGGCGGAGGTTTgagaacgagagagagagaactacAAGAAGACAATATTCAAATTGcataaagcaaaaaaaagaaggttaattaattttatatatgtgtacacTAAAAAGCTATATCATCTACGGCTCATTTCAACAGAGCTAAAACTATCCGACCCGAGATTTTTATACGGGCCGGGTGATAACCCACCATCTTCCCCCTCTAGTGCATGTTTCTCTCTACTCCATATCCTAAACGCAACATAAACCATCGCTACCGTTAAAGCCAACGCTATCACAGCAAGCACAGACATCCCAACCGTTAATCCCACTCGGCTTCTCTTCTTCCCTACACCTTCACGTACCTTAAAATAACCCATTTTACTCGGATCCGCAACCCCCAGCATCGTCCGGATCGGATAATTAACCAAATAACAAAACCCCGACCCGTTATTATAAACCGACCCGAAACACTTGCAATCGTCCACACACATCTCCTCACACTCTCCAACTGACGACGTCGTTTTGTGTTCCATCAGTTCCTTGAACGGCACTTCAACGCCTCCACGTCTCACCACTCTAAACTTCTCCGTCTCACCGCAAAAGTCCGCCGCTGCTCCTCCCGAAGGCACGTGACCACCACACTCTCCGATCACCGTGCTGTTATCGATGCACGAGCATCCTCCCGATCCCGGCGTGCAGAGACTGTAAGGACCACACGGATTCGGGAGATCGCAGGTTTCACGAATAGCCTCGTAGTTCAACGCCCATCGAGATCCGTCCCAGAGGTATCCCCGGAGGTTCCCGTCGGACTCCAATCGGAGAATCATGAGACCGTTGACCGGTCGTTGAAAGCTGTTGAACGCTTCGACGTCGACCGGAACGGTTCCGGTTTGGTACATACCGAGATAACCGTTCGGGTTGATCCGGGCGAGGATCGGACCCGATCCGTCTTTGACTTTGGCTTTCGCCTGGAGAGCGCTGTGTTTCCAGTAGAACTGCTGAGAATCTTCGCTCACTTTAGCGTACAGTCCGATGAAATCGCGTCCTAATCGCATCGAATACAGGCCGTTGGATGAGACCAGAGCCATCGTGGACGTGAAGTTTTGGTTCTCGACGAGTGTGTTACTTGGAAAATCGAAACTCTCCCACTCGACTGAGGATGATGACGTGGACGATACCACCTGGAGGTTTGAGTCGTTACGGAGGATTAGACGGTCTCCGTTAGTGTGAGTTGACCATTCTACCCTAGAAGAATGATCTGAGATCACGAGGCTGCCGTTGAAGGATAGTTTCGTTTTGTGTGACCAGCTCGCTGTCCGGGTCGGGTCGAAGACCCAGAGGGGATCAGTTAAGTTCGGGTGGGTTACAGCGAGGGAGAGTCGTGAACCGTTTAAGCGTAAGAACCCGAATGAGAAGTTTCCGCTCGGGTCAGTGAGGAGTGGCTGGAACGAGTTGATCGACGAGTCCGGTTTAGCTTCGAAGCCTTTAGTTAACGCTAGAACCGGTTCGGTCGCGTTGACTCTATGCCATGTATGAGAACAAACTAAAAAAACGAATAACAAGAGGAGGCGAAAACACAAACCTTCCATTTTTGGAAGTTTTaatcaaagagaaagaaagagatgttGTACTAGCTTAACAAAAATGGAAAGAGATTGTGATGTTTTTGATTCGTTcatgcagagagagagagagagagagagtccaTTGCTTCAGTTTacttcaatatatatttatagagagACGCAGATAGGTAATTTAAAAGCATAAATTAGTATGAATGATTTAATATATGAAGAAATTGGTAGTCTAGGGCGTCGATGTCGTGGGACTAGTATTATAATGTTTGAATTCTGATTTGATAAAGATATGGTTTTCTGGTGGAAATATCAGGAAGAAATGTTTTCGTATCAACCATTAATCATTAGTCGCTAATCGCAAATGGACCAGTTGTCTAATGCACTAAAACCACAATATACTACATAAAATATTGAGTAGGGACAAATTATTGCACGCACTAACCATGTGTCAGTGTGTATACAATACATAGCTAAATACACATGAATCATGTATGCATCTACAAATTAAATGAGTGTGTGAAATCACTGAAATGTTTAAATCgtatttatatgtttatcttttattgtttttacaaaCGAGAGATCATGTAAGAGTAAAACTAATGAGACATTTATATATTGGAATCATTTAATTCGACGCATATGAGACTCATAAGTCCTACTGTGATCGAGCCACGCGCTTCTGAATCCGGAAACCATATCTGCATGCACAATTTCATGTAAATCCTTGCAAATTGAAAGGGGAAATCTAGAATACTATAGGTGTTACAATTTGATATGTAGTTGTTGTTATATGTGAATTATAGAGTTAGGACAAAAGTCGCACCAGATCTAAGGTCAAAAGACTCAAGCTCTTCGTTAGTTAATGTCGATTTACCTGTCAGGTCGTTGAATGTCACTATAGCTGCAACTTGCAGTCTTCTTTCCACCTTCAAAAACTAAAAGGGACCATGTATATAATACATGCATCCATGGTGTAGTTATATCAACATGCATGAGACTTGCTTAGACTTGTGGCTCATGCTACAGACTATTGTTTTTTATCCGAAAGGAACAAACATAAACTTCGCAACAACGTTTCCTCCATTCCAAGGaactattttcaaaattttgaaccgATAAAGTCGATCGAGACCCTATCATAGCAATGTAGAAGCGTAACGTTTTCAGAGATCCAATCCAACACCGGGGCTCGTATTAGCGTAGACATGGTTATAGTACACCTGTCCAATTAGGTTACCTCCTAGTTTTCACAATGATGTGGTGGTTATTATCAAGTCACATGGATTGACTTTGTAAAAGGCTCATTAAATGTGAGGAGTGGACTAATTGGCCAAAGGAGGGATACGTATGAATGGTTTTCGTAATAAAAACATCGAAAGTCTCACCATCTCGTTCAGATTTTGacttactttatatttatttttttatttgtgttgaCATCATTTAAGTTCAACCATACAACAACTCTTTTGTTCATTTTCGTTGTCCCTCTCAGAATACAAAcctacatttatttattttcttaccaAAAACTACTCGTTTTGTCTAGATCGCATGTTTTATCTAATGACTAATGCCTACATGTATTGGAAAATATGTAATGACTAATGCCTACATTTTCGTAAAGAACTCACTTTATACAACTTGCTTagagaaaaataatatgaaactgATTGATGGTAGACTAATCTATACCAAACATATTAGACGATTCACatctaataattttcttttgatttcacATGTCTTAATTAGCTTAAAAGTCTTCGcccttaattattttatatgttaagCTATGTCATGTGTAAACTGAAGATCCACTGAATATGGTCATTTGTTACATGTCAAAGTTGGCGGGCTTAGCCTTTAGGGCCAttgttaattttaattcattataaTATGGCCCCTTGGACGCACTTTTCACAACAAAATGTAATCGATGGGCCGAAACTAGAAGCTCAAAGGTGATCAagcattgaaaaaaaaatgtttggcAACAAAATGTAGCCGATGGGCCGAAACTAGAAGCCCGAAGATGATCAAGCATTGAAAAAAGGAAATGTTGAcagtgggatttgaacccacgcccttTCGGACCAGAACCTTAATCTGGCGCCTTAGACCAACTCGGCCATATCAACTCTTTGATGATAGTTCTTGAGATTTGTGAATGATTTAGAAATTGAAATCGGAAACTAACTTCAGaactcagaagagtaatggggAAGAAAACCTGACTACTACATTACTTCAGTTTGATTCATTTCCTATCCGAATGACAACTAAAAAAATCTGACAAGATTATCTACCTTTGGaaagtgtttcaaaaagaaTGACAACTAAAATCTTATAATGCTTCGGAAAGGTTATTTATCTTTGCCGACTTTGTGTAATACAAtgttcaaaatttatattaatccaACAGATGACAAGAAAAAAGATAACTAAAATCTGACAATGTCGACATATAGACATTGTTTGCAAATTTTTTGTactaatttttttctctctgaAGACCAAGTTAAATTGATTAATTCATAACATTCTACGGACGATATAAAATGAAACCAAATCTACAAAACCAGAATAGTCAGGTTTACAATAAttccatataaattattaaagtaaaGATCAAATGACAAGGACTACCACCAAAATAGAGTGAAAGTCATAAGGCTCTCCTTTCTTTGTCTCAGTTGATATAATGAATGGACAAGGCTTAGTTTATCGAATTGTCGGTTTACTGGAAAAATAGTATACGATAATGACTCCCGTCAAGTACTCAAATTAGGCTCGTGATCATTCCTTGTCGTTCTATGTCACAATGAAATTGGTTTAGTCAAAATAGATCCGAATACCTAAATGATGTGACTCtatattaagttttaatttAGACCCATATCATTAACCATGTGGAATAAagttttttctcctttttcacATGATCGGTTCttcatttcaaaattatttttgccTAGATCTCAAAATATACGGAGACAGTTTGGACTGAGCAAAAAGAATCACACTTGAAACTGTTATATGTGAACTAGTCTTTGAaaaagtttacatttttataataaataataggAAACAAAGGAAGGCGATACATGAATAGCATAGAGTACTACTGTACTAGTAATGTGGTGCACCGTTGAAAGAGAGTGCGTCCGTTTTGCTTTTGTCATTTACGTTACACAATTAACGAGGAGGAATCTTTCTCTCGTGGGTGGGATGTCGATAATGAGATATGTCAACTAGAAAACAAATATGTTAAAAGCAGAACTAGTTATATAAAGTGTATAATAATTAGTAATATTtcgtgttcaaaaaaaaaattagtaatatttatttgaaaacataattagtAATAGTTGTCTACTTGTTTCGTCTTATAGATCAAAGTTAACTGAAacttctttttggtaaaatacaGCAGAATacttaaaactaaatttgaatTAGATTATATACACAAAAGTAAATTTTGATACGATCTCTTAACTGACTGTCGCCTAGTTGTTTTGTATGGTTGATGAAGTCACTGACTCATTCTCGCTAAATGAAGTGCTTTATTAAGTGGGATCCACTGCACAGCACATCAGAGACGGACCTAAACGTAAACGTAACGAGCATGTGAGAGATCTACACGTTTATTACAACTTTTGACttgttcttctttctccttctctcCTTCATGTTTTAAAGTTTCGACTTTGTTCTTCTTTTTATCTTCTTCATGTTTTGAGCTTCTATTCTCAAGAGACAAGAGCTCTGAAACAGAAAAATGGATAAAAAACTTAGCATAATGCTCTTCCTTTTTGTTCTTATTCTTCTTCAGTTATCTGAGCTTCGTACAGCTCAACGACCTTCTCAAGTGGATAACGAAGGTATATTTACATGCAATATATACAGACCCACATATGCATCATGCATGTCTTtgtaaattgtatatatatatgttgtatataTGCTAATTTACAAGTTTGATTATGACGTTCGTTGTATATATATAGACGTAGATTTTCTACTTTTCAAGTGCGGTCGGAtgaattgaaaaatatatataagaggTAGGtattctttttacaaaaaaaaaaaaaatccgaaccACAAATTCATTTCTTTATGATATAATTTGTGGATCATCTATGAGTTTAGATCTTGAAATCGTTCATATAAACCACCAATTTAAGGAAAACTATTTCAGTGATCCATAGCATGGAATGTTATGTTTCCGTTTCATGTATAAAACCTTGGGGATTAAACCAAATGCTTGATTAGATCCATTTTTCTTACATGGAAAAAAGGAAAGATGTATATAATCCTTTAATTTtatggttttcttttcttaccAATTTTCCCGTTGTAGCAGAAGAAAAAGGAATCAATAACAATAATTGGGCTTGGGCTACACAAGCAGATAAGATATCTGACATGGGCCAAGAGTTGTCGCATGTAAATATACTATCCTTATTCAAATTTTCTTTCTGCATGTTCTAGtgttatttaagaaaattgatttttacaTTTTCCCCTGAAATGTTGATTAAGTTGATGGGAGAAGAGAAATGCGAGGAGAGCGATGAAGAGTGTATGAAGAGAAGGATGATCACTGAATCTCACTTGGACTACATCTACACTCAAAGCCACAACAAACCTTAACTATCATCAGGAGGTACCAAGTATGAATAATCCAAAACCATAGTGTTTTAAgaagttaaaagaaaattttaaaaagattgtATTGTGATAACAATGGTTGTATGATTATGGGGACTTGATATCTATTATTAATATGAACAACTATAGTACATATATCAGGACCTTCACGACACTTTTTACTTagtgaatatatataatctaatcaAAAATTGTTAGAATAATAGAATAAGACTCAAAAACGTTAAAATATCACCAAGTTTTTCATTATTTGTCATAACATGCATTTTGATTATAAATCCCACGTCTTACGGTTTATCACTTGTAAATTGTAACCGAACCAAAGACAAAACATACCAGagaggagaaaaagaaaaggacaCAGACAAACAAGACacggaagaagatgaagagctAACCTGGAACATGAAGATCTTCTCTTCCATGGAAGATTTTTTGATGATAAAATCGTCACAGCTTCAGAAAGAGTCCTCAAACCCCTGCAGATAGaacccaaacaaaacataacaaatTCATAGTTTTGTGTCACCCACTAAAACCTTTAGTGCAGAGACATGGATTCTGAAATAAGAAGTGCAAaatcattatttatatatgtataaaggTGCATCTCAAAATAAACAATCAATCAATTAATAGTTCACCCGGTAATAAACGGGTTTTggtctaaaatatatatataatgaaaggTCTCAATGATCATCCATTGGAGTAGTATCATCACCAGGTGGCCAGTTGAATCCAGTCTCTGTCATCCCTGCAGCAAACTGTTCCCAACAGACATCAGGTAAACAACCACCACTTGTTGTTTCTGCAACAGAACCAAACTCCGAGACATTATAGTCCATTGTGTTTCCCCACACATCTTCGTTGCTGAAACTAGGTATTGTTGTAGTGTCGAAACCCATACTCCACGTCGTCTCTTCTTGTTTGATAACTCCTTCGGGAGGAGCTGGGAAAGACATTAAGTAATCTTGATtcatcatctcttcttcttcttcttcttctgatggATTCATCAGGTTCTTGCCTTTTGGATCGGTTGAAGTCATCATCCCTTGGCTCGAGAGTGGAACGTTCTCAGTCTCTTCCTCGGACATTAACAGTCTCTCCCAATCATCGGCTTCATACTTCACAATCTCCCCTTCTGTTGGAGAGTGTTTGATGAACTTCTTCCTCGCCTTTCCGAATCCAagagctcctcctcctccttctcctttGAGGTTCTTGAGACGGTCCAAGAAACCTGGGTTCTGAAACAACTTAGCCAAGAAAGAGAGCATCTGCTTCTGCCGCTGCTCAGCAGCTTTCAGCCTCTGGTTCACAGTGTCCACGTGTCGAGCAGTGCCTCTGTTTTGCTGCTGAAGCTCAACCATTTCTTCCATCAACGCACGCCGCTCTTTCCTCAGCTTCTCGAGCTCTTCTCCAACCTCGGTAGGCGACCCTAGGCTCTGGCTGTTGCTGCTGCAAGCTTGGTTTGATTGTGGCGAACGGCGACGGTGGATGTTCTTGAGAAGATGCTTCCGTCCTCTAAGGAAAGCCTCGTTGGCGAATTCCCACTTGTCAGTATCAATCTTCCGGAATCCCTGAACACAATTCAAACCCCAAAAACAACTCAAGAAAGAACATTAAAGGTACGATCACAATCACATCAAGAAGATCACAACAGTAGATTGATTGCAAAACAAgttttattttctctgtttAATTGTAATGAgaagatttcaatttttttgagtTTGTATAGTGACCAAGTGTACTATGACGTTGTGaggaaagaacaagaaaccataATTACACAAGAGTATATGATAAGATTAGAAGCTTACTTCACATGACTAGTAAACATAACATACAACACAAACCCAAGTTCATAAATACATAATCAGTAGCCCTTTACATTATAGAGATTGCACAAATCCCAAAAACATAATTACAGTTAAAAAAACAGTTTCAACAAGTTATACAACATgttacaaattacaaaaatacaaaaaaaaaaatgaaagaagaaaatCACAGGGAAAGGAGTTAACAAatgttaaaaggaaaaaaaaacatccatGAATCATCAGCATCTTATccaaatttacaaaacaaaagcaGAGGAACATATTATAATATTGGCACTAAAGGAGCCATAACAGAGATACCGACATAAGTGTTAAGCTGTCTGACGAAGCTGGAGAAATTGTTGTGTTTGAAATTCCGCGGGAGAATGATTCTGGCGAACTCCACGGGGTCCCAGACGACGAAGCTCGCTCCGGTCAGTCCCCAAGATATGACCGGGTCGAGACTCGGGTCATCCACCAAATCGAATGTTTTGGAAAGAAACGGCGGGATTGGGTTCCCGTGCAGGATGTCCAGCGGCATCGGCAGTGGAGAAGTCACGTCTGCGTCGACGTGGAGAGGTATGGATTCGGGTCGGGTCGAAATGGGTATGGAGAGTGGAGTTGGTTTGGAAACACCATCTTTCTCTGGCctcattttgaaataaatatatagaagtTATATTGGTTTTAGGCACGCGAAGTAAATTTATGAGAGTGGTGTGTGGTTAATCAAAGGAGTTTACTTAAGAAAATGGATTAAGGGGAAGATGATGagggggtttagggtttataaagGTTTAGGGGGGAGGATGTAACCGACAAACTGTTAGTGAGatatgtaaagaaaaaaatctggGGGGAAAGAGAGGCGGTGGTGTGGGGGCAGTTACCAGCCACCGTGGATTCATCTTTTTCGTCATCTTCCATCGTTGATTCGTTGTTTTTAGAGTTGAAAACCGACATTGAAGAAGACTGTTGTTTCCTTgcagcttctctctctctatagtCTTTTGCAATCCGACCGAAGGAGAAAGAAAGATGTGAGGTGATGGGTCCCCCACGTAatctttagatttttaaaaggAAGGAGTGATTTTCCGTGTTTGCCAGGTCAGCTTTTCAAGTGGACCTTCACGGCCATAGATTGAGTCTTACGCAATCCTATTGGTCACCAGCCCATCAACACCACAGGGTCTGTTctgttccttttttttaatttttatataattatggaAAACGAGTAATTAAGGTAAAGTCGTTTTCAAAATTGGCGAGGCCCAATTTACTTCCTGGTGAAGGCAACACAAAATTCTTGGTAGATATTTTCACAATCTTgagatatttttcttcttcactttctcACTCTTCGTTTTCATAAACCATGAGCAACCTTACGAGTTACAATCACAAATCCTCATGATAATCTCGTGTGAATAAATGTACAATTCAATGAATCATACAGAGTTTGCAAAACCACACTGACACACAACTC
The sequence above is drawn from the Raphanus sativus cultivar WK10039 chromosome 7, ASM80110v3, whole genome shotgun sequence genome and encodes:
- the LOC108814924 gene encoding PAN domain-containing protein At5g03700; amino-acid sequence: MEGLCFRLLLLFVFLVCSHTWHRVNATEPVLALTKGFEAKPDSSINSFQPLLTDPSGNFSFGFLRLNGSRLSLAVTHPNLTDPLWVFDPTRTASWSHKTKLSFNGSLVISDHSSRVEWSTHTNGDRLILRNDSNLQVVSSTSSSSVEWESFDFPSNTLVENQNFTSTMALVSSNGLYSMRLGRDFIGLYAKVSEDSQQFYWKHSALQAKAKVKDGSGPILARINPNGYLGMYQTGTVPVDVEAFNSFQRPVNGLMILRLESDGNLRGYLWDGSRWALNYEAIRETCDLPNPCGPYSLCTPGSGGCSCIDNSTVIGECGGHVPSGGAAADFCGETEKFRVVRRGGVEVPFKELMEHKTTSSVGECEEMCVDDCKCFGSVYNNGSGFCYLVNYPIRTMLGVADPSKMGYFKVREGVGKKRSRVGLTVGMSVLAVIALALTVAMVYVAFRIWSREKHALEGEDGGLSPGPYKNLGSDSFSSVEMSRR
- the LOC108817329 gene encoding putative phytosulfokines 6 isoform X2, which gives rise to MDKKLSIMLFLFVLILLQLSELRTAQRPSQVDNEEEKGINNNNWAWATQADKISDMGQELSHLMGEEKCEESDEECMKRRMITESHLDYIYTQSHNKP
- the LOC108817329 gene encoding putative phytosulfokines 6 isoform X1 — its product is MDKKLSIMLFLFVLILLQLSELRTAQRPSQVDNEAEEKGINNNNWAWATQADKISDMGQELSHLMGEEKCEESDEECMKRRMITESHLDYIYTQSHNKP
- the LOC108817328 gene encoding heat stress transcription factor A-3, whose translation is MRPEKDGVSKPTPLSIPISTRPESIPLHVDADVTSPLPMPLDILHGNPIPPFLSKTFDLVDDPSLDPVISWGLTGASFVVWDPVEFARIILPRNFKHNNFSSFVRQLNTYGFRKIDTDKWEFANEAFLRGRKHLLKNIHRRRSPQSNQACSSNSQSLGSPTEVGEELEKLRKERRALMEEMVELQQQNRGTARHVDTVNQRLKAAEQRQKQMLSFLAKLFQNPGFLDRLKNLKGEGGGGALGFGKARKKFIKHSPTEGEIVKYEADDWERLLMSEEETENVPLSSQGMMTSTDPKGKNLMNPSEEEEEEEMMNQDYLMSFPAPPEGVIKQEETTWSMGFDTTTIPSFSNEDVWGNTMDYNVSEFGSVAETTSGGCLPDVCWEQFAAGMTETGFNWPPGDDTTPMDDH